In the bacterium genome, one interval contains:
- a CDS encoding ABC transporter permease, with protein MSLDRLWPSLAALVVALAGSALLIAVAGGNPLVALSALGRGAFGSAAAWSEIGVRACPLLLTGLAVAIAFRAGIWNIGAEGQLLAGAVVVAWLGSRIGDWPPLVASATALTAAALGGAAWAGVAGVLRTARGIDEVISTIMLNFIALGLVGWLVHGPLMEAAGAYPQTDAVAAAVRLPRLFAGYRVHAGLGLALLAAAGAAVLLFRTVLGFEMRAAGLNLLAARLAGLRTTGALLSALALSGALAGLAGGIEVSAVTFRLYDNFSPGYGFTAIAVALLGRLHPLGVVAAAVFFAALDVGSSAMQSAAGVSAVLVSAVQAIVILSLLAFERRRPLASAG; from the coding sequence GTGAGTCTCGATCGCCTCTGGCCGTCGCTGGCGGCGCTGGTGGTGGCGCTGGCCGGCAGCGCCCTGCTCATTGCGGTCGCCGGCGGCAACCCGCTGGTGGCGCTGAGCGCCCTCGGACGCGGCGCGTTCGGCAGCGCCGCGGCCTGGTCGGAGATCGGCGTGCGCGCCTGTCCCCTGCTGCTCACCGGGCTGGCGGTGGCGATCGCCTTCCGCGCCGGCATCTGGAACATCGGCGCCGAGGGACAGTTGCTGGCGGGCGCGGTCGTGGTCGCCTGGCTCGGCAGCCGGATCGGCGACTGGCCGCCCCTGGTGGCGAGCGCGACGGCGCTGACCGCCGCCGCGCTCGGCGGCGCGGCCTGGGCGGGCGTCGCCGGCGTGCTGCGCACGGCGCGCGGCATCGACGAGGTGATCAGCACGATCATGCTCAACTTCATCGCCCTCGGCCTGGTCGGCTGGCTCGTCCACGGCCCCCTGATGGAAGCCGCGGGCGCCTACCCGCAGACCGACGCCGTCGCCGCGGCGGTGCGCCTGCCGCGGTTGTTCGCCGGCTATCGCGTCCACGCCGGCCTCGGACTGGCGCTGCTCGCCGCCGCCGGCGCCGCCGTCTTGCTCTTCCGCACCGTGCTCGGGTTCGAAATGCGGGCCGCGGGCCTGAACCTGCTCGCGGCGCGGCTCGCCGGGCTGCGCACCACCGGCGCCCTGTTGAGCGCCCTGGCGCTCAGCGGCGCGCTCGCCGGCCTGGCCGGCGGCATCGAGGTCAGCGCCGTCACCTTCCGCCTCTACGACAACTTCTCGCCCGGCTACGGCTTCACGGCCATCGCCGTCGCGCTGCTCGGCCGCCTGCACCCGCTCGGCGTCGTCGCGGCCGCCGTCTTCTTCGCCGCCCTCGACGTCGGCTCGAGCGCCATGCAGAGCGCCGCCGGCGTCTCGGCGGTGCTCGTCTCCGCCGTGCAGGCGATCGTCATCCTCTCGTTGCTGGCGTTCGAGCGGCGCCGGCCGCTGGCGAGCGCCGGATGA